Below is a genomic region from Microbacterium sp. KUDC0406.
CATCGCACCCGACAACGTCGAGGTCGCCAAGGAGGTCGGCGCGTGGGCCGCAGCGACCTTCCCCGACGGCGGCAACTACGTCGTGCTCGAGGGCCCGGCCGGTGTCGGCGTCGTGAACGAGCGCAACAAGGGCTTCGAGGAGGGCCTCGGCGACTCGACGCTGAACAAGGTCGACGCGCAGACCGCGAACTGGTCGACCGAAGAGGGCAAGAGCGTCTTCGAGACGATGCTGAAGGCTAACGGCAACGATATCCAGTTCGTGTTCGCGCAGAACGACGAGATGGGTCTGGGGGCCGCGCAGGCGGCCGAAGAGGCCGGACTCACCATCGGCACCGACGTGAAGATCGCAACGATCGACGGCACGAAGAACGCCATGCAGGCGCTCGCCGATGGCAAGCTCAGCTACGTGCACGAGTACAACCCGCTGTTCGGCGAGACCGCACTGGACGTCGTCGAGAAGACCCTGAATGGTGACAAGGTCGAGTCGTACATCATTGTCCCGAGCCAGGCGTTCGATTCCGCCGACGCCGCCAAGGCTGCACTGCCCGACCGTAAGTACTGATCGCTCCGCGATCACAGCGACTGCCGGGGTGGCGCCGGGAGACCGGCGCCACTCCGGCCACCACGCGCGAAGGTTGAGAGTCAACGATGAACGAAGAACTTCCCATCGTCGAGATGCGCGGGATCTCGATCGAATTCCCCGGCGTCAAGGCACTCGACGGCGTCGATTTCCGCCTGTTCCCGGGTGAGGTCCATGCGCTCATGGGCGAGAACGGCGCCGGCAAGTCGACACTGATCAAGGCCCTCACTGGGGTGTACCAGATCGACTCCGGGTCGATCGTGGTCGCCGGACGCGAGCGCAGCTTCGGGGGAACGTCCGATGCGCAGGATGCCGGCATCTCGACCGTCTACCAAGAGGTCAACCTGGCGCCGAACATCACGATCGGCGAGAACGTGATGCTCGGGCACGAGGTCCACGGCGCGTTCGGCATCAACTGGCGCGCCACACACCGCGCGGCTTCCGAGGCGCTCACCCGACTCGGGCTCGGGCACCTCGACACCCACAGACCGCTCTCGATGCTTTCGATCGCCATGCAGCAGCTGGTCGCGATCAGCCGCGCGATGGCAGTCAAGGCTAAGGTGCTCATCCTCGATGAGCCCACGTCCAGCCTCGACGCCGCGGAGGTGGAGGGCCTGTTCACCGTGATGCGCACACTGCGCGATCAGGGCGTGGCCATCCTCTTCGTCTCGCACTTCCTCGACCAGATCTACGCGATCAGCGACCGCCTGACGGTGCTGCGCAACGGCAGGTACCAGGGCGAATTCCTGCGCCGAGAACTCGACCGGCATGCGCTGATCTCCACCATGATCGGCAAGGATCTCGACGCGCTGAAGTCGCTCGGCGGCAACCGCCGCACGACGGCACGGGATGCCGCCGAGCAGCCCGTGCTCTCCGCCTCCGGCATCGCACGCCGCCGGTGCGGTCGAGCCGACCGACCTCGAGATCCGCCCCGGCGAGGTGGTCGGCTTCGCCGGCCTGCTCGGATCCGGCCGCACCGAGCTGGCGCGTCTGCTCTACGGCGCCGACCGCGCCGACGAGGGCACCATAACTGTCAACGGCACTGCAGCCGACCTGCGCTCGCCCGCCGAGGGGCTCGCGAAGCGCATCGCGTTCTCGACTGAGAACCGTCGCGACGAGGGCATCATCGGCGATCTGACGGTGCGCGAGAACATCATCCTCGCCGTGCAGGCGGAGCGCGGATGGGCGCGGCCCATGCCGCGCAAGGAGCAGGACGCGATCGTTGACAAGTACATCACCGAGCTCAACGTGCGCCCGGCCGATCCCGACCGCATGATCAGGAACCTGTCCGGCGGCAACCAGCAGAAGGTGCTGCTGGGGCGCTGGCTCGCCACCAAGCCCGAGGTACTGATCCTGGATGAGCCGACGCGCGGCATCGACGTCGGCGCGAAGGCGGAGATCCAGGAGGCAGTCGCGCAGCTGGCCGAGGACGGCGTCGCCGTCGTCTTCATCTCGTCCGAGCTAGAAGAGGTGGTCCGCCTCTCCGAACGCATCGTGGTGCTGAAGGACCACAGCATGATCGGTGAGATCCAGAACGGTCCGGGCGTGACCGCGCAGGAGGTCGTCGACGTCATCGCCGCTCACGGAGCGGATGCTGCGGCCGAGACCTTGGAGAACGCCGAGGGCGCCGACCTCGACACGATCGCCCGCACAGAGAAGGAGGAGGCGCGATGACCACCGCATCCGACACGTCGTTCTGGCGTGCACTCATCCACAAGCCGTTCTTCTGGGGCATCGTGGCGATCATCGCCCTGCTTGCGCTGAACCTCATCAAGGATCCGGCGTACCTGGCCATCTCGCTGAATCCCGACAACGGCCGCCTGGTCGGCAACGTGATCGACATCCTTCGACAGGCCGCGCCGATCATGATGATCTCGGTGGGGATGTCGCTGGTCATCGCGACCGGCGGCATCGACCTCTCCGTCGGCTCGCTGATGGCAGTCGCCGGTGCGGTGTCGATGGAGTTCCTCAGCGGTGCAGACGGATCGCTCGGCGCCGCGCTCACAGCCATCGTGCTGACGCTGGTGATCACCGGCATCCTCGGCGCCGTCAACGGCGTGCTGGTGGCCTACGTCGGCCTGCAGCCCTTCATCGCGACGCTGGTGCTGATGCTCGCAGGCCGGGGACTGGCGAAGGTGATCACCGGCGGGCAGAACACGAACGCGTCCAACGACGCGTTCCGCTGGATCGCGAACGGCTTTGTGCTGGGGCTGCCCGTGGTGTTCCTGCTCGCGCTGCTGATCGTGATCGCGGTCGGCTGGGTGGTGCGCCGCAGCGCGCTGGGGCTGATGATCGAGGCGATCGGCATCAACCCGAAGGCCAGCCGGATGGCAGGCATCAAGCCGAAGGGGCTGCTGCTGACGGTGTACATCATCAGCGGTGTGCTCGCCGGCATCGCCGGGATCATGGCCGTCGGCAGCGTGATGACGGTCGACGTCTCGCGCACCGGCTACCAGCTCGAACTCGACGCGATCCTCGCCGTCGTGATCGGCGGCGCATCGCTCGCCGGCGGCAAGTTCTCCCTCAGCGGCGCCTTCGTCGGCGCCCTGCTGATCGCGACGCTCGACAAGACGGTGCTCTACCTGGGGGTCTCCTCATCGGCCACCCCTGCGTTCAAGGCGATAGTGATCATCGTGCTCTGCCTGCTGCAGTCCGAGCGTGTGCGCGGCTGGTTCCGGGCACGCAAGACATCCGCACCCGCGGCGCCCAGCGCCCCGGTGAAAGAGGAGGTGGCGGCATGACCGTCCTCACAGCGACCGACACACGGCGCGAGACCCCGGCTTTCACAGACCGCATCCGCCGCGCCGTACAGGCGAACCCCTCGGTGCTTCCGACGGTGGCCTCCGTGGTCATCTTCGTCGGCATGATCGTCTACGGCGAGATCGCCTACGGCCGCATCGTCCAGGCCAGCACGCTGTCGAATCTGCTGATCAACAATGCGCACCTCATCGTGCTCGCGGTGGCGCTGACGTTCGTCATCCTGACCGGCGGCATCGACCTGTCGGTCGGATCGATCATCGCGCTCTCCTCGGTGGCAGGCGTCATGCTGGCGAACGCCGGATGGAACGCGTTCGCGGTCATCATCGTGATGGTCCTCCTCGGTACCGTGACGGGCCTGGTCTCCGGCATCCTGATCCGCTTCTTCAACGTGCAGCCGTTCATCGCGACGCTCGCGATGATGTTCCTCGCCCGCGGCCTCGCCTCGCTGCTGAGCACCAAGGCGGAGCGGCTGGGCGAGGAGTCGCCGATCCGCTGGCTGGGCGAGCAGATCAAGGTGGTCGACGGTCCGAAGGTGAACGACCTCGTCATCACGCCGGCGGTCATCATCGCCGTTCTCGTCGTCGCGGTGGCGTTCTTCGTGCTGCACCGCACCCGCACCGGGCGCACCGTGTACGCGATCGGCGGGTCCGAGAGCTCGGCGCTGCTGATGGGCCTGCCGGTGCACCGCACGAAGGTGCTGGTGTACGTGATCAGCGGCACGCTCGCCGGCATCGCGGCCGTGCTCTACACGGCACGCATCGGCACGGCGCAGAACATCACCGGCATCGGCTGGGAGCTCGATGCCATCGCCGCAGCCGTCATCGGCGGGACGGTGCTGACCGGCGGCTACGGCTACGTGCTCGGCTCTGTGATCGGCGCGCTCGTGCTCGGCCTGATGAACGTGCTCATCACCCGAGACGGAGGCATCCCTCCCGAGATGACGACGATCATCACCGGCGGCATCCTGCTCGTGTTCGTGCTCCTGCAGCGGGCGGTGACCCGCAAGCGGGAATGATGTCCGTCAATGGCCGTGATGCGAGATCGCCGCGACCGCCCGACTTCTGCGTGAGACCCGCGTGCTGCACAGGGGACTCGTGCCGAAGTCGGGGTCTCGTCGGGATCTCGTCGTGCCTTCGACCGATCCCGCGCCCCGTACACTCGCAGTCGTGAGTGAGAACGCCGAGGCCAGGCCGCGCGCCGTCGGCGTGCGCGACGTCGCAGCTCTCGCCGGGGTGTCCCGGCAGACCGTCTCGCGCGTGCTCAACGAGCACCCGGACGTCGCGCCCGAGACACGCGACCGCGTCGTCGCGGCGATGGACGAGCTGGGCTACCGGATGAACAACGCGGCCCGTGCTCTGGGCACGCGCCGGACCCGCACGATCGGGGTGCTCGCCTCGGACGCGCTGCAGTACGGACCCTCGCGCAGCATCGCCGCGATCGAGGCGTCGGCCCGCGAAGCCGGGTACTGGGTGTCCACGGCCTACGCCGACTCCGGCGACGCCGACTCGGTGCGTGCGGCGATCGAGCACCTGCGCGCGCAGGCCGTCGACGGTCTCGTGGTGTTCGCGCCGCACGCGCGCACGCTCGACGTGCTGAAGGACCTCGACACCGGTATCCCGACCGTCGCGCTGCACACCGCGGACTGCTCCGCGCACTCGGTCGATCAGGTCGCCGGCGCGCGGCTCGCGGTCGCCGCACTGGCGGATGCCGGGCATCGGCGCATCGCGCACCTCGCGGGCCCGGCGGACTGGCTCGAGGCCGAGGCCCGGGCATCCGGGTACGAGGCGGAGCTCGCGGCGCGAGGGCTGGGCTTCCGGATGACGGTGTGCGGCGACTGGACCGCACGATCCGGGTACGAGGCGGCTGCCGAGGTACGCGCCTCGGGCGCGACAGCGGTGTTCGCGGGCAACGACCAGATGGCCCTCGGGCTGATCACCGGGCTGCGCGAGTCGGGTGTCGACGTGCCGGCTGACGTCAGCGTCGTCGGCTTCGACGACACCCCGGATGCCGAGTACTTCTGGCCTCCGCTCACGACCGTGCGGCAGGACTTCGACGAGCTCGCCCGCCGCGCCGTCGCGGCGCTGGTCGGGGAGGGCGAGGCGATCGCATCCGCGCCGGTCGCACCGGTCGCGCCCGTGCTGATCACCCGCGCATCCGTCGCCTCGCCTCGCTGACCGCGCAGCCTTTCCCTGGCTCCGGTCTCACTCGTTGTGGGTCCAGCCCTGGGCGCACCCGCAACCGGTGCGACCGGAGCGGAGGGGGTCTGCGATTGACACGTGGCGGACGGCATGTCACAATCGGCTGTGACCGGTCACAGTCACCCAGGAGGGCCAACCAACGATGACGACTTACTCCGCAGAGATCGAGCAGGCGATCGCCGACGTCCGCGCCGACGTGGCCCGCCTGCACGGCGAGCTCGTGCGCTACGGCCTGGTGGTCTGGACCGGCGGGAACGTCTCGGGCCGCGTGCCGGGCTCCGACCTCTTCGTGATCAAGCCCTCTGGCGTCAGCTACGACGACCTCGCACCCGAGAACATGATCCTCTGCGACCTCGACGGCAACGTCATGCCCGGCACGCCCGGCAGCGAGCGCTCGCCGTCCAGCGACACCGCGGCCCACGCTTACGTGTACCGACACATGCCCGAGGTCGGCGGTGTCGTGCACACCCACTCCACCTACGCGGTCGCCTGGGCGGCGCGGGGCGAGGAGATCCCCTGCGTGATCACCGCGATGGCCGACGAGTTCGGCGGCCCGATCCCGATCGGTCCGTTCGCGATCATCGGCGACGACTCGATCGGCCGCGGCATCGTCGACACGCTGAGCGGCCATCGCAGCCGCGCCGTGCTGATGCAGAACCACGGCCCGTTCACGATCGGCGTGAACGCGAAGGATGCCGTCAAGGCGGCCGTCATGGTCGAGGACGTCGCCCGCACCGTGCATCACGCCCGCGAGGCCGGTCCGCTCATCCCCATCCCGCAGGAGAGCATCGACAGACTCTACGACCGGTACCAGAACGTCTACGGTCAGAACGCGGACGCCCGCCGATGAGCGCCGACGCGATCCGCTCCGGCCGCACCGCCCTCGGCATCGAGCTCGGCTCGACCCGCATCAAGGCCTGCCTGATCGACGCGGACAGTCATGAGGTGCTCGCCACCGGATTCCACGACTGGGAGAACCGGTTCGAGGACCGGCTGTGGACCTACTCCCTCGACGCCGTCTGGGGCGGCCTGCAGGAGGCGTACTCCGGTCTGGTCTCGGACACCTACGACCGGTATGGCGTTCGTCCCACCTCCTTCGGCGCGATGGGCGTCTCGGCGATGATGCACGGCTACCTCGCCTTCGACGAGTCCGACGAGTTGCTCGTCCCGTTCCGCACCTGGCGCAACACCAACACCGGCCCGGCCGCCGCAGAGCTCACCGAGCTGCTGGGCGTGAACATCCCGCTGCGCTGGTCGGTCGCGCACCTGCGGCAGGCGCAGCTCGACGCCGAACCGCACGCCGGCTCGGTGCGCTTCCTCACCACGCTCGCCGGCTACGTGCACTGGCGGCTCACCGGGCGACGCGTCCTGGGTGTCGGCGACGCCTCCGGCATGTTTCCGATCGACTCCGGCGCCCGCGACTACGACCCGACGCTGCTCGAGCGCTTCGACGCGCACTCCGGCGGCGGCCTGCGCGCGCTGCTGCCGGAGGTGCTCGTCGCCGGCCAGGATGCCGGAGCGCTGACGCCGGAGGGAGCCGCACTGCTCGACCCGAGCGGCGCCCTGCAGCCCGGCATCCCGCTCTGCCCGCCGGAAGGGGATGCCGGAACCGGCATGGTCGCCACGAACGCCGTGGCTCCCCGCACCGGCAACGTGTCCGCCGGCACGAGCATCTTCGCGATGGTCGTGCTGGAGCGTCCGCTGGCGGCCGTCCACCACGAGCTCGACCTCGTCACCACCCCCGCCGGCGACGCCGTCGCGATGGTGCACTGCAACAACGGCGCCAGCGAGCTGGCGGCCTGGGCTGGCATGTTCGGTCGGTTCGCCGCGGCATCCGGCTCTCCGCTCTCGAGCGACGCCGTCTTCGAGACGCTGTTCGGCGAGGCGCTGGACGGAGAGGCGGATGCCGGCGGTCTGATCGCCTACAACCACCTCGCCGGAGAGCCGATCGCGGGGCTCGACGAGGGGCGTCCGCTTTTCGTACGCACGCCCGACAGCCGCTTCACCCTCGCCAACGCCATGCGCGCCCAGCTGTACGGGGTGTTCGGCACCCTCGCCCTCGGCATGCGCGTGCTCGCCGACGAGGGGGTCGCCCTCGACCGGATGTATGCCCACGGTGGAATGTTCCGCACGGCGGGTGTCGCCCAGCGCTTCCTCGCCGGGGCGCTGAACGCCCCGGTCGCCGTCGGCGACACCGCCGCAGAGGGCGGGGCCTGGGGCATCGCCGTGCTCGCCGCCCACCTCGGCTCCGGCCGGCCCCTGGCCGATTATCTCGACGACCTGGTTTTCTCCGGCGCCGGCATCCGCGTCGTCAAACCCGACCCCGCCGACGTCGCCGGCTACTCCGCCTACCTCGACCGCTACCGCGCCGGCCTCGCCATCGAGGCCGCCGCCGTCAACGCCCTCCCGTGAAACTGCATCACCGCTCCGAGACGGGGCTGAAACGCCATAGTCTCGGCGCGGTGGTGCAGTCTCGCGAATGAAAGGACCTTCACGATGACCCGCACCCCGCTCACCACCTCGCTCGACGACTACGAGGTCTGGTTCCTCACCGGCAGCCAGCATCTCTACGGGCCCGAGACGCTCGCGCAGGTCGCCGAGCAGTCCCAGGCGATCGCCGGGGCACTCGATGAGGCGTCCGACGTGCCGGTGCGCATCGTCTGGAAGCCGGTGCTCACCGACTCCGCAGCCATCAAGCGGATCGCCCTCGAGGCCAACGCCGACGACCGTGTCATCGGCCTGGTCGCGTGGATGCACACCTTCAGCCCGGCGAAGATGTGGATCGCAGGGCTCGACGCCCTGCGCAAGCCGCTCGCGCACCTGCACACGCAGGCGAACGTGGAGCTGCCGTGGACGGACATCGACTTCGACTTCATGAACCTCAACCAGGCCGCGCACGGCGACCGCGAGTTCGGGTACATCCAGACCCGCCTCGGCGTGCCGCGCAAGACGATCGTCGGCCACCACAGCGACCCGCGGGTGCGCGCGGACCTCGCGAGCTGGCAGCGCGCTGCGGCGGGCCTGGCAGCCTCACGCGACCTCAAGCTCGCGCGCTTCGGCGACAACATGCGCTTCGTCGCGGTCACCGAGGGCGACAAGACCGAGGCCGAGCTGCGGCTCGGCGTGCAGGTCAACACCTGGGGGGTGAACGAGCTGGCGGATGCCGTGCACGCGGCATCCTCAGCCGAGATCGACGCCCTCGTCCACGAGTACGAGGAGCTCTACGACGTGGTTCCCGAACTGCGCCGCAGCGGCGACCGCCACGAGTCGCTGCGCTACGGCGCGGCCGTCGAACTCGGCCTGCGGTCGTTCCTCGAGGAGGGTGGCTTCGGCGCTTTCACCACCTCGTTCGAGGACCTCGGTGCGCTGCGGCAGCTGCCCGGTCTCGCCGTGCAGCGCCTGATGGCCGAGGGGTACGGCTTCGGCGCCGAGGGCGACTGGAAGACCGCCATCCTCGTGCGCGTCGCCAACGTCATGGGCGCGGGCCTCCCCGGCGGGGCGAGCCTGATGGAGGACTACACCTACGACCTCACTCCCGGCGATGAACTGATCCTGGGCGCGCACATGCTCGAGGTCTCGCCGTCGCTCACCTCGGCGAAGCCCACCCTCGAGGTGCATCCGCTCGGCATCGGCGGCAAGGAGGATCCGGTGCGCCTGGTCTTCACCGCCGATCCCGGCCCTGCCGTGGTCGTCGCGATGAGCGACATGCGCGACCGTTTCCGGCTCACCGCGAACATGGTCGAGAACGTCGAGCCGCGGGCCGCCCTGCCGAAGCTGCCGGTCGGTCGCGCGGTCTGGAAGCCCGCACCCGACTTCCGCACCAGTGCGGCCGCGTGGCTGACCGCGGGCGCCGCGCATCACACCGTGATGTCGAACGCGGTCGGCATCGAGGTGTTCCGCGACTTCGCCGAGATGGCCGAGCTCGAGCTGCTCGTCATCGACGAGGACACCACGCTGCCCGGGTTCCAGGAGCAGGTGCGCTGGAACCAGGCCTACTACCGGCTCGCGCAGGGGCTGTGATGCCGGCATCCGGGCGCCAGTGCCGCATCGCGGCATCCGGCTACGTCGCCGAGATCGCGAGCGTGGGCGCCTCGCTGCGCACGCTGAGGTACGAGGGCGCGACCTCGTCGTGCCGTTCGCCGCCGACGAGGTGCGCCCTGCCTACCGCGGCGCTACCCTTGCGCCGTGGCCGAACCGCATCGTGGACGGCACCTACTCCTTCGCCGGCATGCATCACCAGCTGCCGCTCACAGAGCCGGAGCGCGGGCAGGCGCTGCACGGCCTGGTGGCCTGGTCGGACTTCGCCGAGCGCGTCGTCGACCTGGATCGGGTGGTGCTCGCGACGACGATCGTGCCGCAGGCAGGCTACCCCTTCACCGTCGAGGTAGAGGTCGAGTATCGCGTGGACGAGCACGGCCTCACGCAGCGGGTAACCGGCAGGAACGTGGGAACGGATGCCGCGCCCTGGGGCACCGGTCCGCACCCCTACCTCGTCGCAGGGCCGGGCTCCGTCGACGACTGGAGCCTGCTGCTTCCCGCTTCCGAGGTGCTCACCGTGACCGACGACCGGCTCAGCCCGATCGCGGTGGAGCCTGTCGACGCACACCCGCAGTGGGACTTCCGCGTGGCCCGGCACATCGGCGAGACGTTCATCGACCACGCCTTCACCGCTCTCGAGGGAACGGACGGGCACACGTCGGTCGAACTGCACGCGGGTGACGGCGGCGTCGCGATCACCTGGGACGACAGATGTCCCTGGGTGCAGGTGCACACTGCCGACACCCCAGCGGTGCCCGGGACGCACCGGCAGGGACTGGCCGTCGAGCCGATGACCTGCCCGCCGGATGCGTTCAACTCGGGCACCGACCTGGTGGTGCTGCAGCCCGGTGCCGAGCACGCCGTGTCGTGGCGGATCCACGCCCTGTGACCGGACGCCCCCGGAACCGGGCATGATCGTCGTGTGAGCGAGAGCATCTACACTCCGGGCGCCCACGTGGTCACCCCACGGGGACGCGGCGTCATCATCGATGTCCGGCCCACACCGATCGGCAGGTTCGTCTTCGGCGTCGAGGACGAGTCGGGCGAGGTCGGCCACTTCACCGAGAAGGCGCTCCGGCTCGCGTCGGAGTGAGATGAGCCGAAGCGTCGTCGAGATCGGCGTGATCTCCTGATCTCAACGCGAGCTCACTGCGATCTCGCCACCACCGGGGCTCCCCGCCAGACCGGCATGGCCGTCGTCGGTCGGATCGCCGGCCGGGCTGTACGGCATCGCCGAGACCGTGAGATGCCGGCTGCGGTCCTTCTCCACCCACTGCACTGGAACGCACATGATGTCCCCCTCTGACGTTATGAACACAAGGAGGCGCGAGGCGGCCGGGTGATACCCGCGCCGGCGCGTCGCGCCCCGGGTGAGAATGGAGTCATGAGCAGCGAAGCCGTCCTCGTCGATGTCGTCCGCACCCCGGTGGGGCGTGGCAAGCCGGGCGGAGCGCTGTCGGGCGTGCATCCGGTCGACCTGGCGGCGGGGGTGCTCACCGCCGTCCTGGAGCGCAACGGTCTCGAATCCGGACAACTCGACGACGTGCTGCTGGGCTGCGTCAGCCAGGTCGGCGACCAGGCCATGAACATCGCCCGTCAGGCCGTGCTCGCAGCGGGGTTCGACGAGACCATCCCCGCCACGACGATCGACCGTCAGTGCGGATCGAGCCAGCAGGCCGTGCACTTCGCCGCGCAGGGAATCGCCTCCGGTGCCTACGACGCAGTGCTCGTCGGCGGCGTCGAGTCGATGAGCCGCGTTCCGCTCGGCTCGTCCGCGGCCGGCGGATCGCCGATGTCGCCGCGGCTGCGTTCCCGCTACCCGCGGGGCTGGTGAACCAGGGCGTCAGCGCGGAGCTCATCGCGCAGCGCTGGGACCTCAGCCGCGACGACCTCGACGCCTTCGCCGCCGAATCGCACGCCCGCGCAGCGGCCGCC
It encodes:
- a CDS encoding substrate-binding domain-containing protein; translated protein: MSVKKRMRIALSLAAAGALAFSLAACSSGNDDAGSGQDGGTDELTTVGFVAVGPEGAWREANEQNIQDTFTKDAGYNLKYAPATNLDQKSQIDAFTSFVDEGVDVILLSATEASGWEDSLKRAQEAEIPVILLDRGIEPDDTSLYVTRIAPDNVEVAKEVGAWAAATFPDGGNYVVLEGPAGVGVVNERNKGFEEGLGDSTLNKVDAQTANWSTEEGKSVFETMLKANGNDIQFVFAQNDEMGLGAAQAAEEAGLTIGTDVKIATIDGTKNAMQALADGKLSYVHEYNPLFGETALDVVEKTLNGDKVESYIIVPSQAFDSADAAKAALPDRKY
- a CDS encoding ABC transporter permease; its protein translation is MTTASDTSFWRALIHKPFFWGIVAIIALLALNLIKDPAYLAISLNPDNGRLVGNVIDILRQAAPIMMISVGMSLVIATGGIDLSVGSLMAVAGAVSMEFLSGADGSLGAALTAIVLTLVITGILGAVNGVLVAYVGLQPFIATLVLMLAGRGLAKVITGGQNTNASNDAFRWIANGFVLGLPVVFLLALLIVIAVGWVVRRSALGLMIEAIGINPKASRMAGIKPKGLLLTVYIISGVLAGIAGIMAVGSVMTVDVSRTGYQLELDAILAVVIGGASLAGGKFSLSGAFVGALLIATLDKTVLYLGVSSSATPAFKAIVIIVLCLLQSERVRGWFRARKTSAPAAPSAPVKEEVAA
- a CDS encoding ABC transporter permease; protein product: MTVLTATDTRRETPAFTDRIRRAVQANPSVLPTVASVVIFVGMIVYGEIAYGRIVQASTLSNLLINNAHLIVLAVALTFVILTGGIDLSVGSIIALSSVAGVMLANAGWNAFAVIIVMVLLGTVTGLVSGILIRFFNVQPFIATLAMMFLARGLASLLSTKAERLGEESPIRWLGEQIKVVDGPKVNDLVITPAVIIAVLVVAVAFFVLHRTRTGRTVYAIGGSESSALLMGLPVHRTKVLVYVISGTLAGIAAVLYTARIGTAQNITGIGWELDAIAAAVIGGTVLTGGYGYVLGSVIGALVLGLMNVLITRDGGIPPEMTTIITGGILLVFVLLQRAVTRKRE
- a CDS encoding LacI family DNA-binding transcriptional regulator, whose amino-acid sequence is MSENAEARPRAVGVRDVAALAGVSRQTVSRVLNEHPDVAPETRDRVVAAMDELGYRMNNAARALGTRRTRTIGVLASDALQYGPSRSIAAIEASAREAGYWVSTAYADSGDADSVRAAIEHLRAQAVDGLVVFAPHARTLDVLKDLDTGIPTVALHTADCSAHSVDQVAGARLAVAALADAGHRRIAHLAGPADWLEAEARASGYEAELAARGLGFRMTVCGDWTARSGYEAAAEVRASGATAVFAGNDQMALGLITGLRESGVDVPADVSVVGFDDTPDAEYFWPPLTTVRQDFDELARRAVAALVGEGEAIASAPVAPVAPVLITRASVASPR
- a CDS encoding L-ribulose-5-phosphate 4-epimerase → MTTYSAEIEQAIADVRADVARLHGELVRYGLVVWTGGNVSGRVPGSDLFVIKPSGVSYDDLAPENMILCDLDGNVMPGTPGSERSPSSDTAAHAYVYRHMPEVGGVVHTHSTYAVAWAARGEEIPCVITAMADEFGGPIPIGPFAIIGDDSIGRGIVDTLSGHRSRAVLMQNHGPFTIGVNAKDAVKAAVMVEDVARTVHHAREAGPLIPIPQESIDRLYDRYQNVYGQNADARR
- a CDS encoding xylulokinase, which encodes MSADAIRSGRTALGIELGSTRIKACLIDADSHEVLATGFHDWENRFEDRLWTYSLDAVWGGLQEAYSGLVSDTYDRYGVRPTSFGAMGVSAMMHGYLAFDESDELLVPFRTWRNTNTGPAAAELTELLGVNIPLRWSVAHLRQAQLDAEPHAGSVRFLTTLAGYVHWRLTGRRVLGVGDASGMFPIDSGARDYDPTLLERFDAHSGGGLRALLPEVLVAGQDAGALTPEGAALLDPSGALQPGIPLCPPEGDAGTGMVATNAVAPRTGNVSAGTSIFAMVVLERPLAAVHHELDLVTTPAGDAVAMVHCNNGASELAAWAGMFGRFAAASGSPLSSDAVFETLFGEALDGEADAGGLIAYNHLAGEPIAGLDEGRPLFVRTPDSRFTLANAMRAQLYGVFGTLALGMRVLADEGVALDRMYAHGGMFRTAGVAQRFLAGALNAPVAVGDTAAEGGAWGIAVLAAHLGSGRPLADYLDDLVFSGAGIRVVKPDPADVAGYSAYLDRYRAGLAIEAAAVNALP
- the araA gene encoding L-arabinose isomerase, which codes for MTRTPLTTSLDDYEVWFLTGSQHLYGPETLAQVAEQSQAIAGALDEASDVPVRIVWKPVLTDSAAIKRIALEANADDRVIGLVAWMHTFSPAKMWIAGLDALRKPLAHLHTQANVELPWTDIDFDFMNLNQAAHGDREFGYIQTRLGVPRKTIVGHHSDPRVRADLASWQRAAAGLAASRDLKLARFGDNMRFVAVTEGDKTEAELRLGVQVNTWGVNELADAVHAASSAEIDALVHEYEELYDVVPELRRSGDRHESLRYGAAVELGLRSFLEEGGFGAFTTSFEDLGALRQLPGLAVQRLMAEGYGFGAEGDWKTAILVRVANVMGAGLPGGASLMEDYTYDLTPGDELILGAHMLEVSPSLTSAKPTLEVHPLGIGGKEDPVRLVFTADPGPAVVVAMSDMRDRFRLTANMVENVEPRAALPKLPVGRAVWKPAPDFRTSAAAWLTAGAAHHTVMSNAVGIEVFRDFAEMAELELLVIDEDTTLPGFQEQVRWNQAYYRLAQGL